A region from the Mustela erminea isolate mMusErm1 chromosome 10, mMusErm1.Pri, whole genome shotgun sequence genome encodes:
- the MED18 gene encoding mediator of RNA polymerase II transcription subunit 18 isoform X1 → MKLLISRPVTQADSMEAPPVTMMPVTGGTINMMEYLLQGSVLDHSLESLIHRLRGLCDNMEPETFLDHEMVFLLKGQQASPFVLRARRSMDRGGAPWHLRYLGQPEMGDKNRHALVRNCVDIATSENLTDFLMEMGFRMDHEFVAKGHLFRKGIMKIMVYKIFRILVPGNTDSTEALSLSYLVELSVVAPAGQDMVSDDMRNFAEQLKPLVHLEKIDPKRLM, encoded by the exons atgaaactTCTGATATCAAGGCCAGTGACCCAAGCAG ACAGCATGGAGGCACCTCCGGTCACCATGATGCCTGTTACTGGAGGCACTATTAATATGATGGAGTACCTGCTGCAGG GAAGCGTTCTAGATCACAGTTTGGAAAGCCTTATCCACCGCCTTCGTGGTTTGTGTGATAACATGGAACCTGAGACTTTCCTTGACCATGAGATGGTATTCCTCCTTAAGGGCCAGCAGGCTAGTCCATTTGTTCTCAGGGCCCGGCGTTCTATGGACAGGGGAGGAGCACCCTGGCATCTGCGTTACCTGGGACAGCCAGAAATGGGAGACAAGAACCGCCATGCCCTGGTGCGCAATTGTGTAGACATTGCAACATCTGAGAACCTCACTGACTTCTTGATGGAAATGGGCTTCCGCATGGACCATGAGTTTGTCGCCAAGGGTCACTTGTTCCGTAAGGGTATCATGAAGATTATGGTGTACAAGATCTTCCGCATCCTGGTGCCAGGAAACACAGACAGCACCGAGGCCTTGTCACTTTCCTATCTTGTGGAACTAAGTGTTGTTGCCCCAGCTGGTCAGGACATGGTCTCTGATGACATGAGGAACTTTGCCGAGCAGCTGAAACCTCTGGTTCACCTAGAGAAAATAGACCCCAAGAGGCTCATGTGA
- the LOC116600591 gene encoding proline-rich receptor-like protein kinase PERK10 — protein MDFDPIRLPQPDPQGPVPIRGGPKSSTEEATPRTGTKGLPRQKSPAKSRGAEWASRRRTHYRRRNHGGTVVGGRRRRRRPRPGPTRPAPARPHRSSGRYPRPDHHLLAEPKTLLEPRRHPQPDPAYFSLTFPCSSNSPGWPPPPPQPPQ, from the coding sequence ATGGACTTTGACCCGATCCGGTTACCGCAACCGGATCCCCAGGGACCGGTCCCCATTAGGGGCGGCCCGAAGAGCTCCACGGAGGAGGCGACTCCACGCACGGGCACAAAGGGGCTGCCCAGACAAAAGAGCCCCGCAAAATCGCGGGGGGCGGAGTGGGCCAGCCGGCGCAGGACGCACTACAGGCGGAGAAACCACGGCGGGACCGTTGTGGGAGggcggaggaggaggcggcggccccggcccggcccaacccgccccgccccggcccgacCCCACCGCAGCTCCGGCCGTTACCCCCGCCCGGACCACCACCTCCTCGCGGAGCCAAAAACACTGCTGGAGCCTAGGAGACACCCACAGCCAGACCCCGCGTACTTCTCGCTCACTTTCCCTTGTTCCTCGAACTCACCCGGgtggccgccgccgcctcctcagCCTCCACAGTAG
- the MED18 gene encoding mediator of RNA polymerase II transcription subunit 18 isoform X2 — translation MEAPPVTMMPVTGGTINMMEYLLQGSVLDHSLESLIHRLRGLCDNMEPETFLDHEMVFLLKGQQASPFVLRARRSMDRGGAPWHLRYLGQPEMGDKNRHALVRNCVDIATSENLTDFLMEMGFRMDHEFVAKGHLFRKGIMKIMVYKIFRILVPGNTDSTEALSLSYLVELSVVAPAGQDMVSDDMRNFAEQLKPLVHLEKIDPKRLM, via the exons ATGGAGGCACCTCCGGTCACCATGATGCCTGTTACTGGAGGCACTATTAATATGATGGAGTACCTGCTGCAGG GAAGCGTTCTAGATCACAGTTTGGAAAGCCTTATCCACCGCCTTCGTGGTTTGTGTGATAACATGGAACCTGAGACTTTCCTTGACCATGAGATGGTATTCCTCCTTAAGGGCCAGCAGGCTAGTCCATTTGTTCTCAGGGCCCGGCGTTCTATGGACAGGGGAGGAGCACCCTGGCATCTGCGTTACCTGGGACAGCCAGAAATGGGAGACAAGAACCGCCATGCCCTGGTGCGCAATTGTGTAGACATTGCAACATCTGAGAACCTCACTGACTTCTTGATGGAAATGGGCTTCCGCATGGACCATGAGTTTGTCGCCAAGGGTCACTTGTTCCGTAAGGGTATCATGAAGATTATGGTGTACAAGATCTTCCGCATCCTGGTGCCAGGAAACACAGACAGCACCGAGGCCTTGTCACTTTCCTATCTTGTGGAACTAAGTGTTGTTGCCCCAGCTGGTCAGGACATGGTCTCTGATGACATGAGGAACTTTGCCGAGCAGCTGAAACCTCTGGTTCACCTAGAGAAAATAGACCCCAAGAGGCTCATGTGA